A window of Rhinatrema bivittatum chromosome 2, aRhiBiv1.1, whole genome shotgun sequence contains these coding sequences:
- the LOC115083942 gene encoding uncharacterized protein LOC115083942 isoform X1, translating to MALTLKKSKINGPLPVLGKTEGKNQGLQVIRILDNGEVEPMVASDSSSLQQPTISRKAQAPNGRYTTVLKDVGTQTNPVFVYSSYEEMLEDFNARAGHATEEEDGGGSAASNEPDATTFHETKEEEFHAVKIEVVEEEEEEENLTPVTPRPYPYPYPINSLPQAAAPRFPIIKRRRRQRFICDWQGPVTVINSPNVPVDAVELRVDEDLALSIRRQVDVNNPGPFGWQLAKLLYTEEELYGHNFNGTDQKLPLSPRRVHAIQHAFHDYFPKDIADSALSKGRTAINQGIRNMFYVRNKKEGDPTYVGPS from the exons tAAGATTAATGGGCCTCTACCTGTCCTGGGAAAAACGGAGGGTAAGAACCAG GGACTCCAAGTGATCCGGATACTTGATAATGGGGAAGTGGAACCCATGGTGGCATCTGATAGCAGCTCATTGCAGCAGCCCACCATCAGCAGGAAAGCACAGGCTCCAAATGGACGTTACACCACAGTGCTGAAGGATGTGGGGACTCAGACCAACCCCGTCTTCGTCTACTCCAGCTATGAGGAGATGCTGGAAGATTTTAATGCTAGGGCAGGTCATGCCACAGAGGAGGAGGACGGTGGCGGCAGTGCAGCTTCCAATGAGCCGGACGCCACCACCTTCCATGAAACCAAAGAAGAGGAGTTCCATGCAGTGAAGATAgaagtggtggaggaggaggaggaggaggagaacttgACACCTGTAACACCCCGCCCATACCCCTATCCATACCCCATTAACAGCCTCCCCCAAGCGGCTGCTCCTAGGTTTCCTATCATCAAGCGCCGCAGACGGCAGCGCTTTATCTGTGACTGGCAGGGACCTGTCACTGTCATCAACTCCCCCAACGTGCCGGTCGATGCCGTGGAGCTGAGAGTGGATGAGGATCTGGCGCTCTCCATCCGCCGGCAGGTGGATGTCAACAACCCAGGCCCCTTTGGTTGGCAGCTGGCCAAGCTGCTGTACACTGAGGAGGAACTCTATGGCCACAACTTTAATGGCACGGACCAGAAGCTGCCCCTCAGCCCACGGAGAGTTCATGCCATCCAGCATGCTTTCCATGACTATTTCCCAAAGGACATTGCTGACAGCGCACTGTCCAAGGGACGCACGGCCATCaaccaaggaatcaggaacatgtTTTACGTCAGGAATAAGAAAGAGGGCGACCCCACCTACGTCGGCCCCTCATAA
- the LOC115083939 gene encoding endogenous retrovirus group 3 member 1 Env polyprotein-like, with the protein MTYITITQRRDKPRPIIHQTTVVGYQSFFDEVSQLTEELQKHTTSHQAKNMFVNLAENIALSLEVKNCFVCGGTNAGEQWPWEAKEVFQSDFNTLNTTVAYNRKTSPYEWALQTDVIGRQCISRQHSKLYTVPIGNSPCTGVLTINTNNRTWWQTENSTMPVPFWTEPTLNKTWTAAGGPTTSFTAPDGYYFVCGRRAYEQLPTSWYGTCFLATIRPSFFLLPVTAGETLGVPVYSPMKPNRRRRNNKVSIGDWTDQEWPPERIVQYYGPATWAEDGSYGYRTPIYMLNRIIRLQAVLELLTNDSALALNILAKQNTKLITAVYQNRLALDYLLAQEGDVCGKFNLSNCCLQIDDKSKVIEDITDRMVRLAHVPVQTWTGVFDWTASLPNWLTSIPGLKELFLPLLFLLITCILFPLCLPLIFRNLRSMIERIADRRAAAHIMMMNKYASVSTFPSSDSSDSEDEYFDTTL; encoded by the coding sequence ATGACCTACATTACCATCACACAACGAAGAGACAAACCCCGACCCATCATTCACCAAACCACTGTAGTTGGTTATCAATCATTTTTCGATGAAGTATCCCAACTGACTGAAGAATTACAAAAGCATACAACCTCACATCAAGCCAAAAATATGTTTGTGAATTTAGCTGAAAACATAGCTCTATCTTTGGAAGTCAAAAattgttttgtatgtggaggtaCGAACGCAGGAGAGCAATGGCCCTGGGAAGCCAAAGAGGTATTCCAATCTGACTTTAATACTCTGAATACCACTGTAGCTTATAACCGAAAAACCAGTCCATACGAATGGGCTCTCCAGACTGATGTCATTGGCAGACAATGTatatctcgacaacattcaaAGCTATATACCGTACCTATTGGAAATTCCCCTTGCACAGGGGTCCTTACTATCAACACAAACAATCGTACCTGGTGGCAGACAGAGAATTCTACCATGCCTGTTCCTTTTTGGACTGAACCAACACTCAACAAGACATGGACAGCTGCTGGAGGACCCACTACTTCCTTCACCGCTCCggatggatattattttgtatgcGGTCGAAGGGCATATGAACAACTACCTACAAGCTGGTATGGAACATGCTTCTTGGCCACGATCCGCCCAAGTTTCTTCCTATTACCAGTCACGGCTGGAGAAACATTAGGAGTCCCTGTGTACAGTCCCATGAAACCAAACAGACGTCGTAGAAATAACAAAGTTTCGATTGGAGATTGGACTGACCAGGAGTGGCCACCCGAGCGAATTGTGCAGTATTATGGACCTGCCACATGGGCAGAGGATGGTTCTTACGGATATAGAACCCCTATCTACATGTTAAACCGTATCATTCGACTTCAAGCAGTATTGGAACTCCTAACTAACGACTCTGCTCTGGCTCTCAACATACTAGCCAAGCAAAACACTAAACTTATTACAGCCGTTTATCAGAATCGGTTGGCCCTGGActacctcctagcccaggaaggagatgtgtgtgggaaatttaacctgtctaattgttgtttacagattgacGATAAGAGCAAAGTCATCGAAGACATCACCGACCGGATGGTTCGCCTGGCCCATGTTCCTGTACAAACATGGACTGGAGTTTTTGACTGGACAGCGTCACTGCCCAACTGGCTCACTTCGATTCCGGGGCTGAAGGAACTCTTTCTTCCTTTATTGTTCCTACTCATTacttgcattttatttcctttatgtctccctcttattttcaGGAACTTACGTTCAATGATTGAACGCATTGCTGATCGAAGAGCAGCTGCCCACATTATGATGATGAACAAATATGCTTCAGTTTCCACATTTCCATCATCTGATTCATCTGACTCCGAAGACGAATACTTTGATACTACTTTATAA
- the LOC115083942 gene encoding uncharacterized protein LOC115083942 isoform X2, which produces MGLYLSWEKRRGLQVIRILDNGEVEPMVASDSSSLQQPTISRKAQAPNGRYTTVLKDVGTQTNPVFVYSSYEEMLEDFNARAGHATEEEDGGGSAASNEPDATTFHETKEEEFHAVKIEVVEEEEEEENLTPVTPRPYPYPYPINSLPQAAAPRFPIIKRRRRQRFICDWQGPVTVINSPNVPVDAVELRVDEDLALSIRRQVDVNNPGPFGWQLAKLLYTEEELYGHNFNGTDQKLPLSPRRVHAIQHAFHDYFPKDIADSALSKGRTAINQGIRNMFYVRNKKEGDPTYVGPS; this is translated from the exons ATGGGCCTCTACCTGTCCTGGGAAAAACGGAGG GGACTCCAAGTGATCCGGATACTTGATAATGGGGAAGTGGAACCCATGGTGGCATCTGATAGCAGCTCATTGCAGCAGCCCACCATCAGCAGGAAAGCACAGGCTCCAAATGGACGTTACACCACAGTGCTGAAGGATGTGGGGACTCAGACCAACCCCGTCTTCGTCTACTCCAGCTATGAGGAGATGCTGGAAGATTTTAATGCTAGGGCAGGTCATGCCACAGAGGAGGAGGACGGTGGCGGCAGTGCAGCTTCCAATGAGCCGGACGCCACCACCTTCCATGAAACCAAAGAAGAGGAGTTCCATGCAGTGAAGATAgaagtggtggaggaggaggaggaggaggagaacttgACACCTGTAACACCCCGCCCATACCCCTATCCATACCCCATTAACAGCCTCCCCCAAGCGGCTGCTCCTAGGTTTCCTATCATCAAGCGCCGCAGACGGCAGCGCTTTATCTGTGACTGGCAGGGACCTGTCACTGTCATCAACTCCCCCAACGTGCCGGTCGATGCCGTGGAGCTGAGAGTGGATGAGGATCTGGCGCTCTCCATCCGCCGGCAGGTGGATGTCAACAACCCAGGCCCCTTTGGTTGGCAGCTGGCCAAGCTGCTGTACACTGAGGAGGAACTCTATGGCCACAACTTTAATGGCACGGACCAGAAGCTGCCCCTCAGCCCACGGAGAGTTCATGCCATCCAGCATGCTTTCCATGACTATTTCCCAAAGGACATTGCTGACAGCGCACTGTCCAAGGGACGCACGGCCATCaaccaaggaatcaggaacatgtTTTACGTCAGGAATAAGAAAGAGGGCGACCCCACCTACGTCGGCCCCTCATAA